A genomic window from Mesosutterella faecium includes:
- a CDS encoding YrbL family protein — protein sequence MPAEIIDLSDAPFIGKGAHKKVFQDPRNPGRCIKVPFSLPDTDIERELAYRECPLLRSAKGNRSASMLPQYFGTCRTSLGTGYVFELIRDYDGRISRTLQELLEEAEKDPKKRPSVRETLRLFKRQYFSECIVTSNVEPVNFLVQRVSPDRTSVRIIDNIGSPGLIPLAYYFHCCAALRARRHWRRLLEEISEHFPEMEAAGF from the coding sequence ATGCCTGCAGAGATCATCGATCTGAGCGACGCGCCCTTCATCGGCAAGGGCGCGCACAAAAAAGTCTTCCAGGATCCCCGGAACCCAGGGCGCTGCATCAAGGTTCCCTTCTCTCTGCCCGACACAGACATCGAGCGCGAGCTCGCGTACAGGGAATGCCCGCTGCTGCGCTCTGCCAAAGGCAATCGAAGCGCGTCCATGCTTCCGCAGTATTTCGGCACCTGCCGCACCAGCCTGGGCACAGGGTACGTTTTCGAGCTGATCCGGGATTATGACGGGCGGATCAGCCGAACTCTGCAGGAACTGCTGGAAGAGGCGGAGAAAGACCCGAAGAAGCGGCCCTCCGTCAGGGAGACGCTCAGGCTTTTCAAGCGGCAGTATTTCAGTGAATGCATCGTGACCTCCAACGTTGAACCGGTGAATTTCCTGGTCCAGCGCGTCAGCCCTGATCGCACCTCCGTGCGCATCATCGACAACATCGGCAGCCCCGGGCTCATCCCCCTAGCCTATTATTTCCACTGCTGCGCCGCCCTCAGGGCACGCCGGCACTGGCGCCGGCTCCTGGAGGAAATCTCCGAGCATTTTCCAGAGATGGAGGCAGCAGGTTTTTGA
- a CDS encoding glycosyl transferase family 90 encodes MLRKDFNLYKIRPSYILKPRGKHIKLFYYVRCALRSLTPRFLLRIKKDRLFKSLATRPDRREILERAAYYNKLCSHFRLPAQAAAAGSIKNGGSNYDRDAYEILRFFSPEEKIATAFGDNTRVPGVPSICKSRPIAGDNANCVLLNLNKIRHFVFLKDHIPFEQKSDLAIFRGACFQPQRKRFMEMYFGRPFIDCGDTRRRDKVTENPEWHKPLITLYDHLKYKFILCIEGNDVATNLKWTMSSNSVAVMPRPHYETWFMEGRLIPNYHYIEIRDDFSDLEEKLRYYIAHPQEAKAIAHHANEWVQQFLDPDRELLTALLVMRRYFELED; translated from the coding sequence ATGCTGAGAAAAGACTTCAATTTATACAAAATACGCCCGAGCTATATCCTCAAGCCGAGGGGCAAGCACATCAAGCTTTTTTATTACGTGCGCTGCGCGCTTCGCAGCCTCACCCCGCGCTTCCTTCTCAGAATAAAAAAAGACCGGCTCTTCAAGTCGCTCGCCACCCGGCCCGACCGCAGGGAAATCCTCGAGCGCGCCGCTTACTACAACAAGCTTTGCTCACACTTCCGCCTGCCGGCGCAGGCCGCAGCGGCAGGCAGCATCAAAAACGGAGGCAGCAACTACGACCGGGATGCTTACGAAATCCTGCGCTTCTTCAGTCCTGAAGAAAAAATCGCCACCGCCTTCGGCGACAACACCCGCGTGCCCGGTGTTCCTTCCATCTGCAAATCCCGTCCCATTGCCGGCGACAACGCCAACTGCGTCCTGCTGAACCTGAACAAAATCCGGCATTTCGTATTTCTAAAAGACCATATTCCGTTCGAGCAAAAGTCCGACCTCGCCATTTTCCGCGGTGCGTGCTTCCAGCCGCAGAGAAAGCGCTTTATGGAAATGTACTTCGGGCGTCCGTTCATCGACTGCGGAGACACCCGCCGCAGAGACAAGGTGACGGAGAACCCCGAATGGCACAAGCCCCTGATCACGCTTTATGACCACCTGAAATACAAGTTCATCCTGTGCATCGAGGGCAACGACGTGGCCACGAACCTGAAATGGACCATGTCCTCGAACTCGGTGGCGGTCATGCCCCGCCCGCATTACGAGACGTGGTTCATGGAAGGCCGGCTGATCCCGAACTACCATTACATCGAAATCCGGGACGACTTCAGCGACCTGGAGGAAAAGCTCCGCTACTACATTGCGCACCCGCAGGAAGCGAAGGCGATCGCGCACCACGCCAATGAATGGGTGCAGCAGTTTCTCGATCCGGACCGGGAGCTGCTGACCGCCCTGCTGGTGATGCGCAGGTACTTCGAGCTCGAGGACTGA
- a CDS encoding RelA/SpoT family protein — protein MTEQKAADIRSRSMETEQEPEQDDLPLYMRPAEVKIVSANDLLNRCRLYLSETDCQTILRAYRYADEHHLGQFRKSGEPYITHPLAVASILASWHMDCVTIQAGLMHDVLEDTGVSKKEMAELFGIEVANVVDGVSKLDKLKFRSVQTAAAESFRKLLLAMAKDVRVILVKLADRVHNMRTLGIMRFEKRCRISRETLDIYVPIAHRLGMNHVFRELQELAFLNMHPVRYRVLHDAVLKTREKRKEILERILQETRRALPKAGIRARVLGRDKTLYGIYNTMRDKHIGFREALDIYGFRVIVKTREECYLTLGVLHALYKPVPGRFKDFIAIPKTNGYQSIHTTVIGPNGTPIEYQIRTEEMHRIAEYGILTHWLFNDDGASANEIQARTTAWLQSLLEIQRQSTDSSEFIENIKIDLFPDRIYVFTPKSKIISLPKRSTPIDFAYQIHTDVGNHAAACRINGVESELTQELHNGDMVEITTDPSATPRPEWVKAVGSGKARAEIRQFLRTMKFADSAKLGFDLLKKAGEDISLDIEQIPPAIWESIQKEMGASSRDEFLADLGLGKYVAEAVVNRLAVLMNTRESLEEGQSTVLQKTVEVTGNEGMAVTLASCCHPIPGDEIWGFMRPGKGLSIHRTECSHTVKGKASDPGRWMTAKWAAVPASARFRVPVDITAVNERATVAACITAAAEENSSIVGLTVDQGSGSTCYLHLMVMVHDRLHLARVIRRLSHVKDIQEVRRRTSEHFKGPAAEAAEGQKSSLTSQLNSEDLYADRSGQ, from the coding sequence TTGACAGAACAAAAAGCGGCGGACATCCGCTCCCGAAGCATGGAAACAGAACAGGAGCCGGAGCAGGACGACCTGCCCCTGTACATGAGGCCGGCTGAAGTCAAGATCGTTTCCGCAAATGACCTTCTGAACCGCTGCCGCCTTTATCTGTCCGAAACTGACTGCCAGACCATCCTGCGGGCCTACCGATACGCCGACGAGCATCATCTCGGGCAGTTCAGGAAATCCGGCGAGCCTTACATCACCCATCCTCTGGCCGTCGCCTCCATCCTGGCGAGCTGGCACATGGACTGTGTGACCATTCAGGCGGGCCTCATGCACGACGTGCTGGAAGACACCGGCGTTTCCAAAAAGGAGATGGCGGAACTCTTCGGCATCGAAGTGGCCAACGTCGTCGACGGAGTCTCGAAACTCGACAAGCTCAAGTTCCGGAGCGTTCAAACCGCTGCGGCGGAATCCTTCCGCAAGCTCCTGCTCGCCATGGCCAAGGACGTGAGGGTCATTCTGGTCAAGCTGGCTGACCGCGTGCACAACATGCGCACGCTGGGAATCATGAGGTTCGAGAAGCGGTGCCGCATTTCGCGCGAGACGCTTGACATCTACGTCCCCATCGCCCACCGCCTGGGCATGAACCACGTCTTCAGGGAACTGCAGGAACTGGCCTTCCTCAACATGCACCCCGTGCGCTACCGCGTGCTGCACGACGCCGTCCTCAAAACAAGAGAAAAGCGCAAGGAGATCCTGGAGCGGATACTGCAGGAAACCCGCAGGGCGCTCCCCAAGGCAGGGATCCGGGCCAGAGTGCTCGGCCGCGACAAAACCCTTTACGGGATCTACAACACGATGCGCGACAAGCACATCGGGTTCAGGGAAGCCCTGGACATCTACGGTTTCAGGGTCATCGTGAAGACCCGGGAGGAGTGCTACCTGACGCTCGGCGTCCTGCACGCGCTCTACAAGCCTGTGCCCGGACGGTTCAAGGACTTCATCGCCATTCCGAAAACCAACGGGTACCAGAGCATCCACACCACAGTGATCGGACCGAACGGCACCCCGATCGAATACCAGATCCGCACCGAGGAAATGCACCGGATCGCCGAGTACGGCATCCTCACCCACTGGCTGTTCAACGACGACGGGGCCAGCGCGAACGAAATTCAGGCAAGGACCACCGCCTGGCTGCAGTCCCTGCTCGAGATCCAGCGCCAGAGCACGGATTCGTCCGAGTTCATCGAAAACATCAAAATCGACCTGTTCCCCGACCGCATCTACGTCTTCACCCCGAAATCAAAGATTATTTCCCTGCCCAAGCGCTCGACGCCGATCGACTTCGCCTATCAGATTCACACCGATGTGGGAAACCACGCTGCGGCCTGCCGGATCAACGGCGTCGAATCGGAGCTCACTCAGGAGCTGCACAACGGGGACATGGTCGAAATCACAACCGATCCGTCCGCTACACCGCGGCCCGAATGGGTCAAGGCGGTGGGCAGCGGCAAAGCCCGGGCGGAAATCCGCCAGTTTCTGCGAACCATGAAATTCGCGGATTCCGCGAAGCTCGGCTTTGATCTTCTCAAAAAAGCCGGAGAAGACATTTCCCTGGATATTGAACAGATTCCTCCCGCGATCTGGGAGTCCATCCAAAAGGAAATGGGGGCCTCCAGCCGGGATGAATTCCTTGCCGACCTGGGGCTGGGCAAATACGTGGCCGAAGCAGTCGTCAACCGGCTTGCCGTTCTCATGAACACCCGCGAATCCCTCGAGGAAGGGCAGAGCACGGTGCTGCAGAAGACCGTGGAAGTGACGGGCAACGAAGGCATGGCCGTCACACTCGCCTCCTGCTGCCACCCCATTCCCGGCGACGAAATCTGGGGCTTCATGAGGCCGGGCAAAGGGCTTTCGATCCATCGCACGGAATGCAGCCACACCGTGAAGGGGAAGGCCTCCGACCCCGGGCGCTGGATGACCGCCAAATGGGCCGCAGTGCCGGCTTCCGCCCGATTCCGCGTCCCGGTGGACATCACCGCCGTCAACGAGCGCGCCACAGTGGCGGCCTGCATCACCGCCGCCGCCGAGGAGAATTCCTCCATCGTCGGGCTGACCGTCGACCAGGGAAGCGGCAGCACCTGCTATCTGCACCTGATGGTCATGGTCCACGACCGGCTGCACCTGGCTCGGGTCATCAGACGGCTCTCCCACGTCAAGGACATCCAGGAGGTTCGCCGCCGCACCTCCGAGCATTTCAAGGGACCGGCTGCAGAAGCAGCCGAGGGGCAGAAATCCAGCCTGACCTCCCAGCTGAACTCCGAGGATCTCTACGCGGACAGGTCCGGGCAGTAA
- the rpoZ gene encoding DNA-directed RNA polymerase subunit omega, whose translation MARVTVEDCLEKIPNRFELVLCASYRARQIAQGYAPKIDAKDKPTVVALREIADGLTGKEMLDKVPR comes from the coding sequence ATGGCTCGTGTTACCGTTGAAGACTGTCTGGAAAAGATTCCGAACCGCTTTGAGCTAGTGCTCTGCGCTTCCTACCGCGCCAGGCAGATCGCTCAGGGCTACGCCCCTAAGATCGATGCGAAGGACAAACCGACGGTGGTTGCGCTGCGCGAAATCGCCGACGGGCTCACCGGCAAGGAAATGCTTGACAAGGTTCCCCGCTGA
- the gmk gene encoding guanylate kinase — MATAQNTGLLFLVSAPSGAGKSSLVHALIESDPRVHLSISFTTRGIRPGEADGRDYNFISLEEFEQRKQRGEFLEWAFVHGNYYGTNKLWIEKELSAGHDVMLEIDWQGAFQVKKIFPGVISTFILPPSIETLKQRLVGRGTDAPEVIAKRLSGAGAEIVHAPQFDYVIINRDFDQAARELQSIVAAARLRFSQQKMRNRELFSRLGVPG; from the coding sequence ATGGCTACCGCCCAAAACACTGGCCTTCTGTTTCTTGTTTCCGCTCCGTCCGGAGCGGGCAAATCTTCCCTTGTGCATGCGCTGATCGAAAGCGATCCCCGGGTTCATCTTTCCATTTCCTTCACGACGCGCGGCATCCGCCCGGGAGAAGCCGACGGCCGCGACTACAACTTCATTTCCCTCGAGGAGTTCGAGCAGCGCAAGCAGCGCGGCGAATTTCTGGAATGGGCCTTCGTTCACGGCAATTACTACGGGACGAACAAGCTCTGGATCGAAAAGGAACTGTCCGCGGGCCACGACGTGATGCTCGAAATCGACTGGCAGGGGGCCTTCCAGGTGAAGAAAATATTCCCCGGCGTGATCTCCACCTTCATCCTCCCGCCCTCCATCGAGACGCTGAAACAGCGCCTGGTCGGCCGGGGCACGGACGCTCCGGAAGTCATTGCCAAAAGACTCAGCGGAGCAGGGGCCGAAATAGTTCACGCCCCGCAGTTCGACTACGTTATAATAAACCGCGATTTCGATCAGGCAGCCCGTGAGCTGCAGTCCATTGTTGCGGCAGCAAGGCTGCGCTTCTCCCAGCAGAAGATGCGGAATCGGGAGCTTTTCTCCCGCCTCGGCGTCCCCGGCTGA
- a CDS encoding YicC/YloC family endoribonuclease: protein MAAVSSMTGYATVQAPSPAGLLTIELRSVNFRFLDLALKLPDELRQLEGPIREAIGARVHRGKMECRISLKNSEAADSVRLNSIAAARLRALQDSVLESFPEAEKLSVSQILNYPGVLAVPEINAEQLSQDVLSAVGSALESFTASRVREGAALAKVLLGYCDTVEKITRSIAARVPDILKNMNDKLEERMQEALGRSLSEASSLTKEEVNERIKSELTLYALRMDVAEEINRLITHTNEVRRVLSAGGPVGRRLDFLMQELNREANTLGSKAVAIEMTNASLDLKTTIEKMREQIQNLE, encoded by the coding sequence ATGGCCGCTGTTTCGAGCATGACGGGCTATGCCACCGTGCAGGCCCCTTCCCCCGCAGGCCTCCTCACCATAGAGCTGCGGTCCGTCAACTTTCGCTTTCTGGACCTCGCGCTGAAGCTCCCCGATGAGCTCCGGCAGCTGGAGGGGCCGATCCGCGAGGCGATAGGCGCCCGCGTGCACCGCGGGAAAATGGAGTGCCGCATTTCCTTGAAAAACAGCGAGGCGGCGGACAGCGTCCGGCTGAACTCCATTGCCGCGGCCAGGCTTCGTGCGCTTCAGGACTCCGTCCTGGAATCATTTCCCGAGGCCGAGAAGCTCTCCGTTTCCCAAATTCTCAATTACCCGGGCGTTCTCGCTGTGCCGGAAATCAACGCCGAGCAGCTTTCGCAGGATGTCCTTTCCGCGGTCGGCTCTGCGCTCGAGTCCTTCACCGCTTCAAGGGTCCGCGAGGGAGCAGCCCTGGCCAAAGTTCTGCTCGGCTACTGCGACACAGTGGAGAAAATCACCCGCAGCATTGCGGCCCGGGTGCCCGACATCCTCAAAAACATGAACGACAAGCTCGAGGAGCGGATGCAGGAAGCCCTCGGGCGGTCCCTGAGCGAAGCCTCAAGCCTCACCAAGGAGGAAGTGAACGAGCGCATCAAAAGCGAACTGACGCTTTACGCGCTCCGGATGGACGTGGCCGAAGAGATCAACAGGCTGATTACGCACACCAACGAGGTTCGCCGGGTGCTGTCGGCGGGCGGTCCTGTCGGCAGGAGACTGGATTTTCTGATGCAGGAGCTTAACCGCGAGGCCAACACACTGGGCTCCAAGGCGGTCGCCATCGAAATGACGAATGCGTCGCTCGACCTGAAGACCACCATCGAGAAAATGCGCGAGCAGATCCAGAACCTTGAGTAA
- the rph gene encoding ribonuclease PH produces MENAKRHDGRTFDEKRQTRFTRHFTCYAEGSVLIEQGGTRVCCTASVLPGVPAWLKGQGRGWVTAEYGLLPRATGTRTEREAAKGRQSGRTQEIQRLIGRSLRAVVDLQKLGENTIKIDCDVLQADGGTRCASISGAYVALVDALRWMQQRGMVSDSPLKGAVSAISVGMSEGCPVLDLDYVEDSGSDTDMNVVMTETGRFVEIQGTAEGEPFSREDLNRLLDLAQKGNREIQQEQQKALAQP; encoded by the coding sequence ATGGAAAACGCAAAAAGGCATGACGGACGCACGTTTGATGAAAAGAGGCAGACTCGCTTTACCAGGCACTTTACCTGCTATGCCGAGGGATCCGTTCTCATTGAGCAGGGCGGTACGCGGGTCTGCTGCACGGCTTCGGTGCTGCCGGGCGTTCCGGCCTGGCTGAAGGGCCAGGGCCGCGGCTGGGTCACCGCCGAGTACGGCCTTCTGCCCCGGGCGACGGGGACCCGCACAGAAAGGGAGGCCGCCAAGGGCCGCCAGAGCGGCAGGACGCAGGAGATTCAGCGGCTGATCGGCAGAAGCCTGAGGGCTGTTGTCGATCTTCAGAAGCTGGGAGAAAACACGATCAAAATCGACTGCGACGTTCTGCAGGCCGACGGCGGCACACGCTGCGCCTCCATTTCGGGAGCTTATGTCGCGCTGGTCGATGCGCTGCGGTGGATGCAGCAGCGGGGGATGGTGAGCGATAGCCCCCTGAAAGGCGCAGTTTCGGCGATTTCCGTCGGCATGAGCGAGGGCTGCCCCGTGCTGGATCTGGACTATGTCGAGGACTCGGGTAGCGACACCGACATGAACGTGGTGATGACGGAAACAGGCCGTTTTGTTGAAATTCAGGGAACGGCCGAGGGGGAGCCCTTTTCCCGCGAGGATTTGAACCGGCTGCTCGACCTGGCGCAGAAGGGAAACCGTGAAATACAGCAGGAACAGCAGAAAGCGCTCGCCCAGCCTTAA
- the rdgB gene encoding RdgB/HAM1 family non-canonical purine NTP pyrophosphatase has protein sequence MNKIVLASDNPGKIREFNELLAPRGIQVVAQGSLGVSPADEPFGTFLENCLAKARNAARQTGLPALADDSGICVDALDGAPGVHSARFAGEPKSDRRNNELLISRLEGRGNRSAHYVCVLVALKKPDDPDPLVASGCWAGEIVDEPRGSNGFGYDPYFFLKSEGKTAAELSDEEKNARSHRGQAMRMMSALMKERWGW, from the coding sequence ATGAATAAAATAGTTCTTGCCTCTGACAATCCCGGGAAAATCAGGGAATTCAATGAACTTCTGGCTCCGCGCGGCATTCAGGTCGTCGCCCAGGGCTCGCTTGGAGTTTCTCCTGCGGACGAGCCCTTCGGCACGTTTCTGGAGAACTGCCTGGCCAAGGCGAGAAATGCCGCCCGGCAGACCGGCCTGCCGGCCCTGGCCGATGACAGCGGAATCTGCGTTGACGCTTTGGACGGGGCGCCGGGAGTTCACTCCGCCAGGTTCGCGGGGGAGCCAAAAAGCGACAGGCGCAACAATGAGCTGCTGATCTCCAGGCTGGAGGGCCGCGGGAACCGCTCTGCTCACTACGTCTGCGTGCTGGTCGCGCTTAAAAAACCCGATGATCCGGATCCGCTGGTCGCCTCCGGATGCTGGGCGGGCGAAATCGTCGATGAGCCGCGCGGCAGCAACGGCTTTGGCTATGATCCTTACTTTTTCTTAAAGTCCGAGGGAAAAACCGCTGCTGAGCTGAGCGATGAAGAAAAAAATGCGCGAAGCCACCGCGGTCAGGCTATGCGGATGATGTCCGCCCTGATGAAAGAGCGCTGGGGATGGTAG
- the hemW gene encoding radical SAM family heme chaperone HemW: MVEKSSRFLDRPVPVPEPESVPLSLYVHWPWCVHKCPYCDFNSRACPGGLPEQDYIDCLLKDLDGELQWVQGREVRTVYLGGGTPSLMKPESVSRLLSGIRSRLPLAPGCEISMEANPGAVASGRLGAFAEAGISRLSVGVQSFQDPQLRLLGRIHTAGQAEETLGEVRRCFSNWNLDLMFGLPGEDLGLLKEDLSRAVGAGSTHLSVYQLTIEQGTAFARRPPTGLPDPDELCDMADAVVSILGRAGFRRYEVSGYALEGRQCRHNLNYWQYGDYLAIGAGAHGKVSTKKGVLRFAKHSSPARYMDGVRRGQGTAHSRWVADRQLPFEFMLDALRLTDGVPRIYFESRTGLREEAIRPELDEARRRGLLADAGGRFRATEKGMDFLSDLQEIFLI, from the coding sequence ATGGTAGAAAAGTCCTCGAGATTTCTGGACAGGCCGGTCCCCGTTCCGGAGCCGGAGTCGGTGCCTCTCTCGCTTTACGTCCACTGGCCCTGGTGCGTGCACAAATGCCCTTACTGCGACTTTAACTCCAGGGCCTGCCCCGGCGGGCTTCCCGAGCAGGACTACATTGACTGCCTGCTCAAGGATCTGGACGGAGAGCTGCAGTGGGTTCAGGGCCGCGAGGTCCGCACGGTTTATCTGGGAGGGGGAACACCCTCGCTGATGAAGCCGGAGTCAGTCTCGAGGCTCCTCTCGGGGATCAGAAGCAGGCTGCCCCTTGCGCCCGGCTGCGAGATTTCCATGGAGGCCAATCCGGGAGCCGTGGCCAGCGGCAGGCTCGGCGCCTTTGCGGAGGCCGGCATCAGCCGTCTTTCGGTGGGCGTCCAGAGTTTTCAGGATCCGCAGCTGCGCCTTCTTGGCAGAATCCATACCGCCGGTCAGGCCGAGGAGACCCTCGGGGAGGTCCGCAGGTGCTTTTCCAACTGGAATCTCGACCTGATGTTCGGGCTCCCGGGCGAGGATCTGGGACTGCTGAAAGAGGATTTGTCGCGGGCCGTGGGCGCCGGGAGCACGCACTTGTCGGTTTATCAGCTTACGATTGAACAGGGCACGGCTTTTGCCCGAAGGCCGCCCACGGGGCTGCCGGATCCTGACGAGCTCTGCGACATGGCCGACGCCGTGGTTTCCATCCTCGGCAGGGCAGGCTTCAGGCGCTATGAGGTCTCGGGTTACGCGCTGGAGGGCCGGCAGTGCCGGCATAATCTGAATTACTGGCAGTATGGCGACTACCTGGCCATTGGAGCGGGAGCCCATGGGAAGGTTTCGACCAAGAAAGGAGTCCTGCGCTTCGCCAAGCATTCATCGCCCGCCAGGTACATGGACGGCGTTCGCCGCGGCCAGGGTACGGCGCACTCCAGGTGGGTCGCCGACAGGCAGCTCCCGTTTGAGTTTATGCTCGATGCGCTGCGGCTCACAGACGGTGTGCCCCGAATCTATTTTGAGAGCAGGACGGGGCTTCGGGAGGAGGCTATCAGGCCCGAGCTCGACGAGGCGAGGCGCCGGGGGCTGCTGGCCGATGCGGGCGGCAGATTCCGGGCGACGGAAAAAGGAATGGACTTTCTTTCTGACCTGCAGGAGATTTTTTTAATTTGA
- a CDS encoding glycosyltransferase family 2 protein — translation MLISVIVTTYNRPKALDRVLSALSEQEDRDFEVIVGDDGSREETGLLVRQWAGRFPVALKHAWQEDRGFRAARVRNLAASEASGEYFLFLDGDCVPQRHWISRHRGLAEPGWMVAGNRVLLSKCFTARVEDEKISLPDLGALEIGRLVMRKDLNRLLPLVSIPTSLCRKIGAGRWQKVRTCNLGVWREDFERINGFDQVFSGWGYEDTDLAVRLLNSGVRHKSGAFATCVFHLYHPENDRSNRDANFIRVMDRLKSGVTQAEIGFRELKK, via the coding sequence GTGCTGATCAGCGTCATCGTCACAACCTACAATCGGCCCAAAGCACTGGATCGGGTCCTTTCGGCCTTAAGCGAGCAGGAAGACAGGGACTTCGAGGTCATCGTCGGCGATGACGGAAGCCGCGAGGAGACGGGCCTGCTTGTCAGGCAGTGGGCCGGAAGGTTTCCAGTCGCGCTGAAGCATGCGTGGCAGGAAGACCGGGGGTTCAGGGCGGCGCGCGTCAGAAACCTGGCCGCCTCGGAAGCCTCGGGGGAGTATTTTCTGTTTCTGGACGGCGACTGCGTTCCGCAGAGACACTGGATTTCAAGGCACAGGGGCCTCGCCGAGCCCGGCTGGATGGTGGCCGGCAACCGGGTGCTGCTTTCCAAGTGCTTCACGGCCCGGGTTGAAGACGAAAAAATCAGCCTGCCGGATCTGGGAGCGCTGGAAATCGGCCGGCTGGTTATGAGAAAGGATCTCAACAGGCTGCTGCCGCTCGTAAGCATTCCAACCAGCCTCTGCCGCAAAATAGGAGCGGGGCGGTGGCAGAAAGTCCGCACCTGCAACCTCGGGGTCTGGCGAGAGGACTTTGAGCGGATCAACGGGTTTGACCAGGTTTTCTCCGGCTGGGGCTATGAGGACACGGATCTGGCCGTCCGGCTGCTCAATTCAGGCGTTCGGCATAAGAGCGGGGCCTTCGCGACCTGCGTTTTCCATCTCTACCACCCTGAGAACGACCGCTCGAACCGCGATGCGAATTTCATCCGCGTCATGGACCGCCTGAAAAGCGGGGTCACCCAGGCTGAGATCGGATTCAGGGAACTGAAGAAATGA
- the glnA gene encoding type I glutamate--ammonia ligase — MTTANDVLQMIKDNDVKYVGLRFTDTRGKEQNLSIPAEELNEDTFDVGQPFDGSSIAGWKGIEASDMLLLPDPETARMDPFREQNTLLLTCDVLEPDTGKGYDRDPRSLAKRAEAYLKTTGIGDAVYFGPEPEFFIFDSIRYGTDPSGSFFKIGSEEAPWSSSLKFEGGNLGHRAQPKGGYFPVPPIDTLMDIRAEMCTLLTQQGVPVEIHHHEVGAAGQCEIGTRFSTLVQRADWTQILKYTVWNVAASYGKTATFMPKPYAFDNGSGMHVHQSVWKDGKNLFAGNGYAGLSELALYYIGGIIKHARALNAITNPTTNSYKRLVPGFEAPVKLAYSARNRSASIRIPKVFSEKARRIEVRFPDPMANSYFAFSALMMAGLDGIQNKINPGDPADKNLYDLPPEENAKIPTVCCELAQALEYLDKDREFLTRGGVFSNSMIDAYIALKEQEVQSYRAAVHPIEYDMYYSG, encoded by the coding sequence ATGACGACGGCAAATGACGTCCTCCAGATGATAAAAGACAACGACGTAAAGTACGTTGGTCTCCGTTTCACTGACACTCGCGGCAAGGAGCAGAACCTGTCCATTCCGGCCGAAGAGCTCAATGAAGACACGTTTGACGTCGGCCAGCCTTTTGACGGATCTTCCATTGCGGGCTGGAAGGGCATTGAAGCCTCCGACATGCTTCTGCTTCCCGATCCTGAAACCGCGCGCATGGATCCTTTCCGCGAGCAGAACACGCTGCTGCTCACCTGCGACGTCCTCGAGCCGGACACCGGCAAGGGCTATGACCGCGATCCGAGGTCGCTCGCCAAGCGCGCGGAGGCTTACCTGAAGACAACGGGCATCGGCGATGCGGTTTACTTCGGACCGGAGCCTGAATTCTTCATTTTCGACAGCATCCGCTACGGTACGGATCCCTCGGGCAGCTTCTTCAAGATCGGCAGCGAAGAGGCTCCGTGGTCGAGCTCTCTCAAGTTCGAAGGCGGCAACCTGGGCCATCGCGCGCAGCCGAAGGGCGGCTATTTCCCGGTTCCCCCGATCGACACCCTGATGGACATCCGCGCCGAGATGTGCACGCTGCTCACCCAGCAGGGCGTTCCGGTTGAAATCCACCACCACGAAGTGGGCGCGGCCGGCCAGTGCGAGATCGGCACCCGGTTCAGCACTCTGGTGCAGAGGGCCGACTGGACGCAGATCCTGAAGTACACCGTCTGGAACGTGGCGGCCTCCTATGGCAAAACGGCCACCTTCATGCCGAAGCCCTATGCGTTCGACAACGGCTCGGGCATGCACGTCCACCAGTCCGTCTGGAAGGACGGCAAGAATCTGTTCGCGGGCAACGGCTACGCCGGCCTGTCCGAACTCGCGCTCTACTACATCGGCGGCATTATCAAGCACGCCCGTGCCCTGAATGCGATCACGAACCCGACGACCAACTCTTACAAGCGTCTGGTGCCGGGATTCGAGGCCCCGGTGAAGCTCGCCTATTCGGCCCGCAACCGCTCCGCCTCCATCCGCATTCCGAAGGTGTTCAGCGAAAAGGCCCGCCGCATCGAGGTGCGCTTCCCCGACCCGATGGCCAACTCCTACTTCGCCTTCTCCGCTCTGATGATGGCCGGTCTCGACGGCATCCAGAACAAGATCAACCCGGGTGATCCTGCCGACAAGAACCTTTACGATCTCCCTCCGGAGGAAAACGCCAAGATCCCGACGGTCTGCTGCGAGCTCGCCCAGGCTCTGGAGTATCTCGACAAGGACCGCGAGTTCCTCACCCGCGGCGGCGTGTTCAGCAACAGCATGATCGACGCCTACATCGCCCTGAAGGAACAGGAGGTTCAGTCCTACCGGGCGGCGGTTCATCCGATTGAGTACGACATGTACTACTCCGGCTGA